A section of the Candidatus Nitrosacidococcus sp. I8 genome encodes:
- a CDS encoding N-6 DNA methylase, with protein MRAEGIHTPEGKQKIIIELYDKFFRNAFPKRADRLGIVYTPIEVVAFIIHSLEAVLQDQFNKSMADDEVHIMDPFTGTGTFITRLLQSGIIPQDRLAKKYRTEIHANEIVLLAYYLAAINIEATYHGILGGDYTPFEEICLTDTFQMNEHHAQPDWVHATLAENNTRRCKQQSLKIKVIMGNPPYSAGQKSANDNNANLAYENLDTRVRNTYARLSTATNKNALYDSYVRAIRWASDRIGDQGVIGFVTNGSFIEGNAMDGLRKCLASEFSHLYIFHLRGNIRKNMGNKGNNSEGQNIFGNASVAPIAISILVKNPIENSGKIYFYDKS; from the coding sequence TTGCGGGCAGAAGGAATCCACACCCCAGAGGGCAAGCAAAAAATCATTATTGAGCTCTACGATAAATTTTTCCGTAATGCCTTTCCGAAAAGGGCAGATCGGCTAGGGATTGTCTACACCCCCATTGAAGTGGTGGCCTTTATTATCCATAGTCTTGAAGCAGTGCTTCAGGATCAGTTCAATAAAAGTATGGCAGATGATGAAGTCCATATTATGGATCCCTTTACCGGTACTGGTACCTTTATCACCCGTTTATTGCAATCTGGGATTATTCCTCAAGATCGACTAGCGAAAAAATATCGCACTGAAATCCATGCCAATGAAATTGTGCTGCTGGCTTATTATTTAGCGGCGATTAACATTGAAGCCACCTATCATGGAATCCTAGGCGGCGATTACACGCCTTTTGAGGAAATTTGCCTGACCGATACTTTTCAAATGAATGAACACCACGCCCAACCAGATTGGGTGCATGCTACTCTGGCAGAAAATAATACCCGCCGTTGTAAACAGCAATCCTTAAAAATTAAGGTGATTATGGGCAATCCCCCCTACTCGGCTGGGCAAAAATCAGCTAATGATAATAATGCTAATTTAGCTTATGAAAATCTAGACACTCGTGTTCGTAATACTTATGCAAGATTATCCACTGCAACTAATAAAAATGCCCTATATGATTCCTATGTTCGGGCAATTCGGTGGGCCAGCGATCGGATTGGAGATCAAGGAGTGATTGGTTTTGTCACCAATGGCAGTTTTATCGAGGGTAATGCCATGGATGGACTAAGAAAATGTTTAGCCAGTGAATTTAGCCACCTTTATATTTTTCATTTACGAGGAAATATTAGAAAGAATATGGGTAACAAAGGCAATAACTCTGAAGGTCAAAATATTTTTGGTAACGCCAGTGTGGCACCTATTGCCATTTCTATTTTAGTGAAAAACCCAATAGAGAATTCTGGAAAAATCTATTTCTATGATAAAAGCTAA
- a CDS encoding DEAD/DEAH box helicase family protein: MILYLAASSKKIYSRRLIFSTASEATHHLTQALKDQNPPVTIITESDLIGSVIDWTQYIKTGSVTLKPKYSLRDHQQIALDQVIAGFKIADRGKLIMACGTGKTFTSLKIAEQQAGQGKQVLFLVPSLALLSKSLTEWTQQSAIPLHCFAVCSDSQIGKHKGEDTFQTYTYELSYPATTNGKQLAKQVTKNHDSQHMTVVFSTYQSIEVIHQAQQSYQLAPFDLIICDEAHRTTGATLIGEQESHFVKIHQPDFIQGKKRLYMTATPRIYGDSAKTKAEQESVTLLHG; this comes from the coding sequence TTGATTCTTTATCTTGCTGCCTCTAGTAAAAAAATCTATAGCCGCCGTCTCATTTTCTCCACCGCATCTGAAGCAACTCATCATCTTACTCAGGCTCTTAAAGATCAAAATCCCCCTGTAACTATCATTACAGAATCGGATTTAATCGGGAGTGTTATTGACTGGACTCAATACATAAAGACAGGCTCGGTTACGCTCAAGCCAAAATATTCCCTTCGTGATCATCAACAAATCGCCTTAGATCAGGTCATCGCAGGGTTTAAAATTGCCGATCGGGGCAAACTCATCATGGCCTGTGGCACTGGGAAAACCTTTACCAGCTTAAAAATTGCCGAACAACAGGCAGGTCAGGGCAAACAGGTGCTGTTTTTAGTCCCTAGCCTTGCCCTGCTTTCTAAATCCCTTACCGAATGGACTCAGCAAAGTGCCATTCCTCTCCATTGCTTTGCCGTATGCTCCGATTCCCAAATCGGAAAGCATAAAGGGGAAGATACCTTTCAAACCTATACCTATGAACTTTCCTACCCAGCCACCACAAATGGTAAGCAGCTTGCCAAACAAGTCACTAAAAATCATGATTCCCAGCACATGACAGTGGTATTTAGTACCTATCAAAGTATTGAAGTGATTCATCAGGCACAACAAAGCTACCAACTTGCCCCTTTTGATCTCATTATTTGCGATGAAGCCCATCGCACTACCGGAGCAACCTTAATTGGAGAACAAGAAAGTCATTTTGTAAAAATCCATCAGCCGGATTTTATTCAAGGGAAAAAGCGACTCTATATGACCGCCACTCCTCGAATCTATGGGGATAGTGCTAAAACCAAAGCGGAACAAGAAAGCGTTACCCTGCTCCATGGATGA
- a CDS encoding type ISP restriction/modification enzyme, which translates to MFTVLSQAGRKLADLHLNYESATLHPVTFSGKLIHNDTDFVNACPDHFYVRQMKFAKKGEKKDQTRMIYNDFITIENIPERAYDYMVNGKSALEWVMERQSVRQDKDSGIINDANDWANETINNPRYPLELFQRVITVSLKTLEIMAEISQLGNIEEIVLAEEILPVS; encoded by the coding sequence ATTTTCACTGTCCTTTCCCAAGCAGGACGCAAACTTGCTGATCTCCACCTCAATTACGAATCTGCCACCCTCCATCCTGTTACTTTTTCAGGTAAATTAATTCATAACGATACAGATTTTGTGAATGCTTGCCCTGATCATTTCTATGTACGGCAAATGAAGTTTGCAAAGAAGGGGGAGAAGAAGGATCAGACTCGGATGATCTACAATGATTTTATTACCATAGAAAACATTCCAGAGCGTGCCTATGACTATATGGTCAATGGCAAATCTGCCTTGGAGTGGGTGATGGAGCGACAATCGGTGCGACAGGATAAAGATAGTGGAATTATCAATGATGCCAATGATTGGGCAAATGAAACTATCAATAATCCCCGTTATCCATTGGAACTGTTTCAACGAGTGATTACGGTCAGCCTTAAAACTTTAGAGATTATGGCAGAGATTTCCCAGCTGGGTAATATTGAAGAGATTGTTTTAGCGGAAGAAATTTTACCTGTTAGTTAA
- a CDS encoding DNA-3-methyladenine glycosylase family protein — MAVSYLGYLDLPRGFHGHNILVFHDRDSEQTAERVDYSKNLLEKGILWQGLPACLTLQFKSKQVVATLQVDGDRDISELEALSMVRRMLGLNQNINNFEKTYYQHPQLGALLKKQAGLRVPVSSTPFEALVWAITGQQISLAAAISIRRKLIKILNIKHSSGIYCHPDAEAFSHLDQDKLRSIGYAKTKAKTLLNLSQGVMENTLPLDNWLAQQTSVEEISQKLIEVPGIGPWTISYGLLRGYSWLDGSLHGDAGMRRGLQKLLGLESKITAEEAEKWLAPFSPWRALVAAHLWMSL, encoded by the coding sequence ATGGCTGTTTCCTATTTAGGATACCTTGATTTACCCCGTGGATTTCACGGTCATAACATACTGGTATTTCACGATCGGGATTCAGAGCAAACAGCAGAACGGGTAGATTACAGTAAAAATTTATTAGAGAAAGGAATTTTATGGCAAGGGTTGCCTGCTTGTCTTACTTTGCAATTTAAGTCAAAACAGGTTGTGGCTACTCTGCAAGTAGATGGGGATAGAGATATTTCTGAATTAGAAGCCCTTTCTATGGTACGAAGAATGCTAGGGCTTAATCAAAATATCAATAATTTTGAAAAAACTTATTACCAACATCCTCAATTAGGTGCTTTGTTGAAAAAACAAGCAGGATTAAGAGTCCCGGTATCTAGTACTCCCTTTGAAGCCCTTGTTTGGGCTATTACAGGTCAACAGATTAGTCTTGCTGCCGCTATTTCTATCAGAAGAAAATTAATTAAAATCCTAAATATAAAGCATTCTAGCGGGATTTATTGTCATCCTGATGCAGAAGCATTTTCCCACTTAGATCAAGATAAACTACGCAGCATAGGCTATGCTAAAACTAAAGCAAAAACTTTACTCAATTTAAGCCAAGGAGTTATGGAAAATACCTTGCCTTTAGATAATTGGCTGGCTCAGCAAACATCTGTGGAAGAGATTTCTCAAAAACTTATTGAGGTGCCGGGTATTGGACCCTGGACTATTAGTTATGGCTTACTTAGAGGTTATAGTTGGTTAGATGGATCTCTTCATGGAGATGCTGGGATGCGAAGAGGATTGCAAAAATTATTAGGATTAGAGTCTAAAATAACTGCTGAAGAAGCAGAGAAGTGGCTTGCTCCTTTTTCCCCTTGGCGTGCTTTAGTCGCAGCACATCTATGGATGTCTTTATAG
- a CDS encoding TIGR02281 family clan AA aspartic protease: protein MRYKQQFNYFLLTLGLWLGGLLVIADEDLPLFEDSLAEELGEIGVREHILIKGLERTRDIPALPLVQGSLQRQIQKLLVDFNYILVHTADNQRIKEILILSEKTAAPPVFPNKIVLNTTRSGTHHLVQVSIQGIGTAITIPLLVDTGASLVVLPTSAMPKLGLNPNQLKDQEIQTANGALQAKLSQLKILTLGSEKIPNVEAAFIEDQLLGSYGLLGMNVLRHYVITIDDQKNQIVLSK from the coding sequence ATGAGATATAAACAGCAATTCAATTACTTCTTACTTACTCTTGGCTTGTGGCTAGGAGGCTTGTTAGTCATTGCAGATGAGGATTTACCCTTATTTGAAGATAGCTTGGCAGAGGAACTAGGGGAAATTGGGGTAAGAGAACATATTCTAATTAAAGGACTAGAGAGAACCAGAGATATTCCAGCTCTGCCCTTAGTTCAAGGTTCACTTCAAAGGCAAATTCAAAAATTACTGGTAGATTTTAACTATATTCTAGTACATACAGCCGATAATCAAAGAATTAAGGAAATTCTAATCTTAAGTGAAAAAACTGCAGCTCCTCCTGTATTTCCTAATAAAATAGTTTTAAACACTACCCGTAGTGGTACTCATCACTTAGTGCAAGTTTCCATTCAAGGAATAGGAACTGCCATTACTATACCCTTGTTAGTGGATACAGGAGCTTCCTTAGTGGTATTACCTACTTCTGCTATGCCTAAATTAGGGTTGAACCCTAATCAGCTAAAAGATCAAGAAATTCAAACGGCTAATGGAGCTTTGCAAGCAAAACTTAGCCAATTAAAAATACTTACCCTAGGATCTGAAAAAATCCCTAACGTGGAAGCTGCTTTTATTGAAGATCAATTATTAGGATCTTATGGCTTATTAGGTATGAATGTATTGAGGCATTATGTGATCACCATTGACGATCAAAAAAATCAAATTGTGTTAAGTAAATAA
- a CDS encoding carbon-nitrogen hydrolase family protein: protein MKSYEYRAAAVQTLAKMGDVEANLKICAHYVKQAAQQNIRVIVFPECMNVGYLYNSQPHARQIAETIKDGKFIHGLAKLARQHDVYIASGLSEWDPEAEKIFNTGILLDRKGELVVHYHKQFLTTHDQNWFKFGERGFPVVETELGRVGMMICFDGRIPEIPRCTALKGAQVILDMANFFLIDQAELWRPARALENGVWICAATKAGQERSIYYPGGSMIVDPRGEVKATVAWDIHGMAISNIDPTLADDKHYALSSDKFTDRRPDTYGILTKSYEETPVSKTSIEPIIPSEMTFNMAAAQTHVCESHPTTLDRVIEQVTHGARFGIKVMVLPEYVASPNWRIDEAEARRLAGMNQELLRKFGEVCKTEKCALLVPNVEEVGSKLYPTSFLLGLEGEIIMSYRKVHLFSDEQQWGTAGSEYPVVNTPYGRMGIMMGYDGLFPEAARCLGANGADVILWPTRMQDEKERKYLLVPRAADNRCAVILANRVDAPYGGGSMVALPTQFPVWDVDKVAPNYPDMHKIVLEVVEIASSRQKNMMANVHMFAKRQPWTYSALTAQHKVVNVAGK, encoded by the coding sequence ATGAAATCTTATGAATATCGAGCAGCTGCAGTGCAGACTCTCGCTAAAATGGGTGATGTGGAAGCTAATCTTAAAATTTGTGCCCACTATGTAAAACAAGCTGCCCAACAAAATATTCGGGTGATTGTATTCCCAGAGTGCATGAATGTAGGTTATTTATATAACTCTCAACCTCATGCACGTCAAATTGCAGAGACTATTAAAGATGGAAAATTTATTCATGGATTAGCAAAGCTAGCACGTCAACATGATGTATATATTGCCAGCGGTCTTTCTGAGTGGGATCCAGAGGCAGAGAAGATTTTTAATACAGGAATTTTACTTGATCGCAAAGGGGAATTAGTCGTCCATTACCATAAGCAATTTTTAACTACTCACGATCAAAATTGGTTTAAGTTTGGAGAGCGAGGCTTTCCGGTAGTAGAAACTGAATTAGGTCGGGTAGGGATGATGATTTGCTTTGATGGGCGAATTCCAGAAATTCCTCGCTGTACTGCCTTAAAAGGGGCTCAAGTGATTTTAGATATGGCGAACTTCTTTCTGATTGATCAAGCAGAATTATGGCGACCTGCTCGTGCATTGGAAAATGGAGTTTGGATCTGTGCAGCGACTAAAGCAGGGCAAGAACGATCTATTTACTATCCCGGGGGAAGCATGATCGTGGATCCTAGGGGTGAAGTAAAAGCAACGGTAGCTTGGGATATTCACGGGATGGCCATTAGCAATATTGATCCTACCCTTGCCGACGATAAGCACTATGCTTTAAGCTCTGATAAATTTACCGATCGTCGCCCAGATACTTATGGTATTTTGACTAAGTCTTACGAAGAAACTCCCGTTTCAAAGACCAGCATAGAACCGATTATTCCTTCAGAGATGACCTTTAATATGGCAGCGGCACAAACCCATGTCTGCGAGTCCCACCCAACCACCCTTGATCGAGTCATTGAGCAAGTTACCCATGGTGCACGGTTCGGGATTAAAGTGATGGTATTACCTGAATATGTCGCTTCACCTAATTGGCGTATTGATGAAGCTGAGGCTCGGCGGTTAGCTGGAATGAATCAGGAATTACTGCGAAAATTTGGAGAAGTATGTAAAACAGAGAAGTGTGCTCTGCTCGTCCCTAATGTGGAAGAAGTGGGCAGTAAACTCTATCCTACCTCTTTTCTTCTAGGGCTTGAAGGTGAAATTATCATGTCCTATCGTAAAGTGCATCTCTTCAGTGATGAGCAACAATGGGGTACTGCAGGATCAGAATATCCTGTAGTAAACACACCTTATGGGCGCATGGGGATTATGATGGGCTATGATGGTTTATTTCCAGAGGCGGCTCGCTGTTTAGGAGCTAATGGAGCTGATGTGATTCTATGGCCTACCCGAATGCAAGATGAAAAAGAACGGAAGTATTTGTTAGTACCTCGAGCAGCAGATAACCGTTGTGCGGTAATTCTTGCTAATAGAGTAGATGCTCCTTACGGAGGAGGTAGTATGGTAGCACTTCCTACCCAATTCCCCGTATGGGATGTAGATAAAGTAGCTCCAAACTACCCTGATATGCACAAGATTGTGCTAGAGGTGGTAGAAATTGCAAGTAGCCGCCAAAAGAATATGATGGCTAATGTTCATATGTTCGCCAAACGCCAACCTTGGACTTATAGTGCATTAACAGCACAACATAAAGTAGTCAATGTTGCAGGTAAATAA
- a CDS encoding type ISP restriction/modification enzyme, with product MFKNYSRGVATARDAWVYQSNQDKLAQNIQTTIRFYNQQREQFHQAFSSLSRQAQVKTVNGFINHDSTQINWVRSTKENLIKNQVVNFDPASIVTSLYRPFTKQWMYFSRDLNEMVYQMPQIFPYEGAKNVVIAVTGRGATKEFSAMITNVIPDLEMISKGQCFPLYLYEKVSSDKQDLFAQHSQHAGYHRADGIENEILTHFQKAYPKNKVCKVDIFYYIYEVLHCENYRGQYKDNLSKQLPRIFLAKMLPFSLSFPKQDANLLISTSITNLPPSILLLFQVN from the coding sequence ATTTTTAAAAATTATTCACGAGGAGTAGCGACTGCTAGAGATGCTTGGGTGTATCAAAGCAATCAAGATAAATTAGCCCAAAATATACAGACAACTATTAGATTTTATAATCAACAGCGAGAACAATTTCATCAAGCTTTTTCAAGTCTATCTAGGCAAGCCCAAGTAAAAACGGTTAATGGATTTATTAATCATGATTCAACCCAAATTAATTGGGTACGAAGTACTAAAGAAAATTTAATAAAAAACCAAGTGGTGAATTTTGATCCAGCCAGTATTGTCACCAGTTTATATCGCCCATTTACTAAGCAATGGATGTACTTCAGTCGTGATTTAAATGAAATGGTGTATCAAATGCCTCAAATTTTCCCCTATGAAGGAGCAAAAAATGTAGTGATTGCGGTCACCGGACGAGGAGCAACTAAAGAGTTTTCAGCAATGATCACTAATGTAATTCCTGACTTAGAAATGATTTCAAAGGGGCAATGTTTCCCTTTATATCTTTATGAAAAAGTTTCTTCTGATAAGCAGGATTTATTTGCTCAACACTCTCAACATGCTGGCTATCATCGAGCGGATGGAATTGAAAATGAGATTCTTACTCATTTTCAAAAAGCCTATCCTAAAAATAAAGTTTGCAAAGTAGATATTTTCTACTATATTTATGAGGTGCTCCATTGTGAGAATTATCGGGGTCAGTACAAGGACAATCTCTCTAAGCAACTGCCCCGAATTTTTTTGGCTAAAATGTTGCCATTTTCACTGTCCTTTCCCAAGCAGGACGCAAACTTGCTGATCTCCACCTCAATTACGAATCTGCCACCCTCCATCCTGTTACTTTTTCAGGTAAATTAA
- a CDS encoding YbhB/YbcL family Raf kinase inhibitor-like protein — MSDRFQQYLFFFLLGISISNFSVADNFTFTSPAFNHQEAIPEKYTCEGQDISPELTWNHLPKGAKSLALIVYDPDAPDPKAPKLTWVHWVLYNLPFATTELAEGINLESLPKGTLGGLNNWKRLAYGGPCPPIGRHRYFFKLYALDTALPDLKQPNKAQLEQAMENHVITVKELMGTYQKHN; from the coding sequence ATGAGTGATAGATTTCAACAGTATCTGTTTTTCTTTCTATTAGGAATAAGTATTAGCAATTTTTCAGTAGCGGATAATTTTACGTTTACCTCGCCCGCTTTTAATCATCAAGAGGCGATTCCAGAGAAATATACCTGTGAAGGGCAAGATATTTCTCCTGAACTTACTTGGAATCATCTTCCTAAAGGTGCTAAGAGTTTAGCACTCATTGTATATGATCCAGACGCTCCTGATCCTAAAGCACCAAAGCTCACTTGGGTACATTGGGTGCTTTATAACCTTCCTTTTGCTACTACTGAGTTAGCTGAAGGAATTAATCTTGAAAGCTTGCCTAAAGGCACTTTAGGAGGATTAAACAACTGGAAGCGACTAGCCTATGGCGGACCTTGTCCCCCTATTGGTCGTCATCGCTATTTTTTTAAACTCTATGCTTTAGATACAGCGTTACCTGATTTAAAACAACCTAATAAGGCACAATTAGAACAGGCTATGGAGAACCATGTGATTACAGTAAAAGAATTGATGGGTACCTATCAAAAACACAACTAA
- a CDS encoding alpha/beta hydrolase family protein yields the protein MTASIKPYGTWQSPITTEQITQGTIGLGQTTLTKTGAYWLETRPQEGGRGVLMYRSDEEEIYEVTPVPYNIRTRVHEYGGGAYLVTDEDRVFFSHFADQRLYAQELDTDPQPITPEGAYRYADGVYDKQRNRLIYVREDHSSSGKEPINTIVSIDLEGNTHSITILESGADFYATLRLSPDRNYLAWICWHHPNMPWDSTELWVARIDAQGNLAEKVKVVGGNQESIFQPEWSPTGELYFISDRSNWWNLYRWDGKKIKAILPMEAEFGLPQWIFGQSTYSFISPHKIICTYSQESVDHLAYIDTQSGVLEEINTPYTGINFLHANDKQVVFIGAAPTIFPEVATLDMKIDKLTTLHQSNTTQFDSNWLSYGEPISFSTGNGTIAYGFFYPPENKNFMGSETERPPLLVISHGGPTAATNNTLNLKIQYWTSRGFGVLDVNYRGSTSYGRTYRQQLIGQWGIADVEDCIYGAKYLVQQGKVDSDRLAIRGSSAGGFTTLAALTFHNLFKAGANYYGISDLEALAEDTHKFESRYLDQLIGPYPEQAQHYKARSPIHSIDKIDCPIIFFQGLEDKVVPPSQAETMVKLLKEKGLPVAYITFPDEQHGFRKAENISHALKSELYFYGKIFGFTPADALEPIQIDNL from the coding sequence ATGACAGCCTCCATAAAACCCTACGGCACGTGGCAATCTCCTATTACCACAGAACAAATCACTCAGGGAACCATTGGTCTAGGGCAAACTACACTCACCAAAACGGGTGCTTATTGGTTAGAAACTCGACCTCAAGAAGGAGGGCGGGGAGTACTGATGTATCGATCTGATGAAGAAGAAATATATGAGGTTACTCCGGTTCCTTACAATATCAGAACTAGAGTTCATGAATATGGAGGCGGGGCTTATTTAGTTACGGATGAAGATCGGGTATTTTTCTCTCATTTTGCCGATCAAAGACTCTACGCACAGGAATTAGATACTGATCCACAACCCATCACACCAGAAGGGGCTTATCGTTACGCTGATGGAGTTTATGATAAACAACGCAATCGATTGATTTATGTTCGTGAAGATCATAGTAGTAGTGGTAAAGAACCTATTAATACTATTGTGAGTATTGATTTAGAAGGAAATACTCACTCTATTACTATCCTGGAGTCAGGGGCAGATTTTTATGCCACCCTTCGCTTAAGCCCTGATAGGAATTATTTAGCTTGGATTTGTTGGCACCATCCTAATATGCCTTGGGATAGTACAGAACTGTGGGTGGCTCGTATTGATGCACAGGGGAATTTGGCTGAGAAGGTAAAGGTTGTTGGGGGAAATCAAGAATCTATTTTTCAGCCTGAATGGTCTCCTACAGGAGAACTATATTTTATCTCTGATCGTTCAAACTGGTGGAATTTATACCGATGGGATGGTAAAAAAATTAAAGCAATTCTACCTATGGAAGCCGAATTTGGCTTACCTCAGTGGATTTTTGGGCAATCTACTTACAGTTTTATTTCTCCTCACAAAATAATCTGCACTTATAGTCAAGAAAGTGTTGATCACTTGGCTTATATAGATACCCAAAGCGGGGTTTTAGAAGAAATAAATACTCCTTATACAGGGATTAATTTTTTACATGCTAATGATAAACAAGTAGTTTTTATTGGTGCAGCACCTACTATATTTCCTGAAGTGGCAACTTTAGATATGAAGATAGATAAACTTACTACCCTTCATCAATCCAATACTACGCAATTTGATTCAAATTGGCTTTCTTATGGAGAGCCTATTAGTTTTTCTACGGGTAATGGCACTATCGCCTACGGATTTTTCTATCCTCCTGAAAATAAAAATTTTATGGGATCCGAAACAGAGCGACCTCCTTTATTAGTGATCAGCCATGGAGGACCTACTGCAGCGACAAATAACACTTTAAATCTGAAAATTCAATATTGGACGAGTCGGGGGTTTGGGGTATTAGATGTAAATTATCGGGGCAGTACTAGTTATGGTCGCACCTATCGTCAACAGCTCATAGGACAATGGGGCATTGCCGATGTAGAAGATTGTATTTATGGGGCTAAATATTTAGTCCAGCAAGGAAAAGTGGATTCAGATCGATTAGCTATTCGAGGCAGTAGTGCCGGAGGGTTTACCACCTTAGCTGCTTTGACTTTTCATAATCTATTTAAAGCGGGGGCAAATTATTATGGCATTAGTGATTTAGAGGCCTTAGCTGAAGATACCCATAAGTTTGAATCTCGTTATTTAGATCAGTTGATCGGTCCCTATCCAGAGCAAGCACAACACTATAAAGCGAGATCTCCAATTCATAGTATCGATAAGATAGATTGTCCGATTATTTTCTTTCAGGGACTGGAGGATAAAGTAGTACCACCTAGCCAAGCAGAGACCATGGTTAAACTTTTAAAAGAAAAAGGGTTACCTGTTGCCTATATTACTTTCCCTGATGAACAGCACGGATTTCGTAAAGCGGAAAATATCAGTCATGCCTTAAAAAGCGAGCTTTACTTTTATGGCAAAATTTTTGGCTTTACCCCTGCCGATGCCCTTGAGCCAATCCAAATTGATAATCTTTAA
- the gshA gene encoding glutamate--cysteine ligase: MDKQLKYHLRWLTKSDYKMLLKGGKKGLEKESLRITPKGSIAQTSHPQSLGSALTHPYITTDYSEALLEFVTPPCEQVEQTLDFLTHTHQFTYTNLNDEMLWAASMPCAVTDEKEIPIAYYGTSNVGQMKHVYRRGLGYRYGREMQIIAGIHFNYSLPESFWPILQAQNHSQLPLAHFINKRYIHLLRNFHRLGWIISYLFGASPAVCQCFLKTPHKGFIHFDSSTYTLPYATSLRMSDIGYKNDTQAGVDIPYNNLSEYIEGLTKAIETPFPPYEKIGVEVDGSYRQLNANVLQIENEFYSFIRPKQITQSGEKPTLALKRRGVQYIEVRALDINPYEPLGVNQHQLYFLEAFLILCLLKASPNLDSNQRKEAEHNQRKVACCGRDPVLNLQQNGENTLLKTWALEIYQEMEEICSLLDQGLEDQPYTTALTQQYPLIEDPDLTPSAQILAEMKKTGRTFYRLAIDLSQQHANYFKEIPFSQDKMEYFTQLAQTSWQKQRHMEATDTLSFKEYLAHYLAQK, translated from the coding sequence GTGGATAAACAACTGAAATATCATTTACGATGGCTTACTAAATCTGACTATAAAATGCTTCTCAAAGGAGGCAAAAAAGGACTGGAAAAAGAAAGCCTACGCATTACTCCTAAAGGCAGTATTGCCCAAACATCTCATCCTCAATCTTTAGGTTCGGCTTTAACCCACCCTTATATTACGACTGATTATTCAGAGGCTTTGCTCGAGTTTGTAACCCCACCTTGTGAGCAAGTAGAACAAACCCTCGATTTTCTGACTCATACTCATCAATTTACGTATACAAATTTAAATGACGAAATGCTTTGGGCAGCCAGTATGCCCTGCGCGGTAACAGATGAAAAAGAGATTCCCATTGCCTATTATGGGACTTCTAATGTGGGGCAAATGAAACATGTATATCGCCGTGGTTTAGGGTATCGCTATGGGCGAGAAATGCAAATTATTGCAGGCATTCATTTTAACTATTCTCTGCCTGAATCCTTTTGGCCAATTTTACAAGCACAAAATCATAGCCAATTACCTTTAGCTCACTTTATTAATAAACGCTATATTCACTTACTTCGCAATTTTCACCGTTTAGGCTGGATTATTTCCTATTTATTTGGTGCTTCTCCTGCAGTTTGTCAGTGTTTCTTAAAAACACCCCATAAAGGATTTATCCACTTTGATTCGTCTACCTATACCTTACCCTATGCTACTTCGCTGCGAATGAGCGATATTGGCTATAAAAATGATACCCAAGCAGGGGTAGATATTCCCTATAATAACCTTTCAGAATATATTGAAGGGCTTACTAAAGCTATTGAAACCCCCTTTCCACCCTACGAGAAAATTGGCGTGGAAGTGGATGGGTCCTATCGTCAGCTCAATGCTAATGTTCTGCAAATTGAAAATGAGTTTTATAGCTTTATTCGCCCAAAACAAATTACTCAATCCGGTGAAAAACCTACCCTTGCATTAAAACGCCGAGGGGTACAGTACATTGAAGTTAGAGCATTGGATATTAACCCTTATGAGCCATTAGGGGTAAATCAACATCAACTCTATTTTTTAGAAGCTTTTCTCATTTTATGCCTGCTAAAAGCAAGTCCTAATTTAGATTCAAATCAGCGTAAAGAGGCAGAACATAATCAACGAAAAGTGGCTTGTTGTGGGAGAGATCCAGTACTTAATCTCCAACAAAATGGAGAAAATACACTGCTTAAAACTTGGGCATTGGAAATTTATCAAGAAATGGAAGAAATCTGCTCTTTGCTGGATCAAGGACTAGAGGATCAACCTTACACCACTGCTCTTACCCAACAATATCCCCTTATTGAAGATCCAGATCTCACCCCTTCTGCCCAAATTTTGGCAGAAATGAAGAAAACAGGAAGAACTTTTTATCGACTAGCTATAGATCTCTCTCAGCAGCACGCAAATTATTTTAAAGAGATCCCCTTTAGCCAAGATAAGATGGAGTATTTTACCCAGCTAGCTCAAACATCTTGGCAGAAACAGCGGCATATGGAGGCCACCGATACCCTCTCTTTTAAAGAATATTTAGCCCACTATTTAGCTCAAAAATAA